The nucleotide sequence ACGGCGCCATGACAGGCAAGGCCAGCGACGTTCTCGTAATCGGCTCCGGCGCCGCCGGTCTCACCGCGGCGCTGACGCTTGCGCAGCGCTGCAAGGTGACGGTGCTGGCCAAGGGTCCGCTGACCAGCGGTTCGACCGCCTGGGCGCAGGGGGGGATCGCCGCGGTGCTCGATGCCGGCGACACCTTCGCGGAACATATTCGCGACACGATGACCGCCGGCGCGGGGCTCAACCGGCGCGAGACGGTCGAATACGTCATCGAGCGTGCCCCCGCAGCGATCGAGCGGCTGGTCCAGCTCGGCGTGCCCTTCAACACCGAGGGGCCGGCGCTGCACCTGACCCGCGAGGGCGGGCACAGCCACCGCCGCATCGTCCACGTCAACGACGCGACTGGCTGGGCGGTGCAGGCCGCGCTGCTCAAGGCGGCCGAGGAAAACCCCAACATCACCCTGCTGCCCGAACACACCTGCATCGATCTGATCACGGGCAAGAACGAAGCGCGCTTTTCCGGTTCGGGCCGGGTCTGGGGCGCCTATGCACTCGACACCGCGAGCGGCAAGGTCGAGGCTTATACCGCGCGCGCCACGGTCATGGCTTCGGGCGGAGCGGGCCGGGTCTACCAGTTCTCGACCGCGCCGCGCGGAGCGACCGGAGACGGCATCGCCATGGCCTGGCGCGCCGGGGCGCGGGTCTCGAACATGGAATTCATGCAGTTCCACCCGACCTGCCTGTACAATCTCGAGGTCAAGAACTTCCTCATCACCGAGGCGGTGCGCGGCGAGGGGGGGCGGCTGATCAATCCGGTCACCGGCGAGCGCTACATGGAGCGCTACGACCCCGAGCGGATGGAACTGGCTCCGCGCGATATCGTCGCCCGGGCCAACGACGATCAGATCAAACGCTACGGTCTCGACTACGTCCACCTCGACATCAGCCACCAGCCGCCCGATTTCGTCCGTGAGCATTTCCCGACGATCCACGAGAAGTTGCTCGGTCTCGGCATCGACATGACGAAGCAGCCGATCCCGGTCGTGCCCGCGCAGCACTACACCTGCGGCGGCGTGCTGATCGGGCTCGACGCACGCACCGATCTGCCGGGGCTATGGGCGGCGGGCGAGTGCACCGAGAGCGGGCTGCACGGCGCCAACCGCCTCGCGTCGAACAGCCTGCTCGAATGCTTCGTGTTCGGCGAGGCGGCGGCGCGCGACATCCTCGCCTGCTGGGACAAGCTCGACGCGGTGCCGCCGATCCGCGCCTGGGACGAAAGCCGCGTGACCGACTCCGACGAAGAGGTGGTCATCAAGCAGAACTGGACCGAGATCCGCCGCTTCATGTGGAACTACGTCGGCATTGTCCGCACCACCAAGCGGCTCGAGCGCGCCGCGCACCGGATCGCGCTGCTATCGGGCGAGATCGCCGACTACTACGGCCACTTCCGCGTCACCACCGATCTCATCGAACTGCGCAACTTGCAGCAATGCGCCGACCTGATCGTACGCAGCGCGCTGCACCGCCACGAAAGTCGCGGGCTGCACTACACGCTCGACTATCCCGAGACCGCAGAAGTGGCGGTCGATACGGTACTGGTGCCGTGAGACCCAATTCTGTAGCGTCGCACCCATACTGACCGGGGGGCCTTGCATGCACGAGCCGCGTTCGACCTGCGCTTTGCCCGCGGGTGCAAATTGATGAGCGACGCGGCCGCCGACCGGCGCGGCGATACCTGGTTCGGCCACCCCAAAGGGCTGCTGTTCCTCTCCTTCACCGAGGCGTGGGAGCGGTTCTCGTTCTACGGGATGCGCGGTCTGCTGGTGCTTTACATGGTGCAGGAACTGCTGCTGCCCGGCAGGATCGAGAAGATCGCCGGAATGGCCGGCTACCGCGCGGCGGTGGAGAGCGTGTTCGGGCCGCTCAGCACGACCGCCTTCGCCAGCCAGACCTTCGGGCTCTACGCCGGTTTCGTCTATTTCACTCCGCTGTTCGGGGGTATCGTCGCCGACCGCTGGCTGGGCGCGCGCAAGACGGTGTTGATCGGCATCGCGTTGATGACGGCGGGTCACCTGGCGATGTCGTTCGACGCCAGCTTCCTGCTCGCGCTGCTCCTGCTGGTGCTCGGCTCGGGCTGCCTCAAGGGCAACGTCGCGGCGCAGGTCGGCCACCTTTATCCACGCGATGACGAATCGCGGCGCACGCGCGGCTTCACGGTGTTCTCGACCGGCATCAACGTCGGGGCAATGCTCGGCCCCTTGCTCTGCGGCTTGCTCGCCCAGGTCTACGGCTGGCACTTCGGGTTCGGTCTGGCGGCGGTGATGATGCTGCTCGCCGGGGCGGTCTATATCGCCGGGTGGCGGCATTTCGCCGACGACAAGCCGCTGCGCAGGAACGCAACCACTCCGGCGATGCAATCGGCCGACTGGCGCATGCTGGGCCTGGTATTCGTCGTCGTCGCGCTCAACCTGTTCTGGATCCTGCCCTACGACCAGAGCGCGAACATCGGGATGCTCTGGGTGGCGGGGAGCGTAGACCTCGCCACTCCGCTCGGCAACGTGCCGCCGGCATGGTTCAATGCCGAGGATCCGCTTGCATCGGTCCTGATCGCGCCGGTGCTGGTCGCGCTGTGGAGCTGGCAGGCCAGGCGCGGGACCGAGCCGCACGACACCGGTAAGATGGCGCAAGGCTCGGTGGTCATGGCGCTGTCGATGCTCGCGCTGGCGGCGGGGGCGTGGCAGACGGGCGTCTCCGGCAAGGCCGCAATCGTCTGGCCGGCGATCGCCTATTTCCTGTCGGGGGTCGCCTTCATGTTCAGCTGGCCGACCATCCTGGCGCTCGTTTCGCGCCGCGCCCCGCCGGGTGTCAATGCCATGGCGGTCGCCGCAGCCTATCTGGCGCTGTTTGTCTCGGGCATCGTCGTCGGCTGGCTCGGACGGTTCTACGAGCAGATGCCGCACTGGCAGTTCTGGCTGCTGCACGCGGCAATGTGCCTTGCCGGCGCGGTGCTGCTGACGATCCTCGGTCCCATGTTGCGGCGGCGGATGGATGCACTCGACGCGCAGCCTTCCTCCGCGCCGGGCTAAAAGCGCGCCCGCCTAGCGGAAGGCATGCAGGAAACGCCGCGAAGCGAAAGCGATTTTGGCAGAGCCGTGCCGCTGCCCGATGGAACCGGCCCCGCGGTGACCGGTTCTTCCGGGCAGAATGGCGAAAGCGCATTTCCTCCCGCCGGCGCGTAGCGGCACTCCCGGTCTGCGAGACGGCGAGCCTGTTCGCGGCCCGGCGGGGCCGGGCCCCGCAGCTGCCGTGACCGCCCCGTCGCCCGGCAATCCGCGCTTGCGGCGCGCGGCCTGCGCTGCGCCTCTCTGCGTCCTGGCGGCTTTGGCCGCCGCTTGTTCCGCCGGGGAGAAGCAGGATGAGCCCGAGGCCCGAGGCTCTGTCGCCGCGAACCCGCAACCTGCCGCCAGCGAGAACACCGGCGACGAGGAGGGGGCGCGTGCCTGGCGCTACACCTCGGTCACCGATTGCACGAAGGTGCGCGAAGAGAACGAGGAGATGCCCTATGTCGAGCTGCGCTGCGACGGGCCGGCCGGCTACGCACTGCGCATCAGCGATTCGGACGGCCGCAACGCCGTGGCTGTCATCGACCCGCAAGGGGAGGAAACGCCGCTCGAGCTCTCGCGCCTCGGGAGCGGGGGCTTCAGCTCGGTCGGCCAGACAGCGGAATGGCGCGGACCCTCGGCGGGCGCCTTCACTCCGGATGCGCTGATCCTGCGCTACAACCTGTCGGAAAGTCCGTACCCGGAGCCGCCGGTTCCCTACCTCCTGGCGATTCGCCTCCAGCCCGAGCCGTGCGTCGTTGCGAAAATCGCGCCCGGTCCGGCACAGAACGCCGTCTCGCGACGCCGCGCCGACGATCCGGGCGCGTGCCTGTTCGATTGATTGTTGCGCCGATCGGCGCTGGGCGATTGCAAAATTCCGGTGGCGGATTCGTTTGATTCATAGCCCGCCGGGGACAAAAAAAATTTCGGAGAAATCATTTTGACTCTTGCGCTGCGCGCCGGCCCAGCTTTCCCCGCGCGTCGCGCCGTATGGCGAGCGTAAGACACCTGCCGGTCGGGCGCGAAAACACGGTCAATTCGGGTTTAACCCTCTTGAACAGGATTCGCCATTGAATCACTATGGCTAGTGGTTCGGTTGCGGGGCACACCCACAAGACCTAGATTCCGCTCGCGCAGCCGAAAGGCCAGCGCTGGGGCAGATTCGGGACTTCGGGACGCTCTGGCAACCGTCGCTGGGGACAGGCGGGGGATAAGTTTTTGCCCGCCCTCCGGCCTGAATTGCTAGGGTGAGCTTTCGCTCTCGCGATTCGAACATACATGGAACATCGCGCTCCGGGAGGAGTCGCGGCGCAACTGACATCGGGGGATTGCGAGCAATGGAATTTCGGAACGGGGACGACGCGGCAATGGGCTTGGGCGAGCTGGAACTCGAGACGATGGAAAAGGCCGCCGAGGCGACCCCGAAAAAGGCGGTAGAGATGGAAAAGAAGGACAGTGGCAGCGATTCGCTGGTGATCGAGCAGGCGGCGGCAGACGCCATGGCCGAGGCGGCGAAAGCTGTGGCCGCGCCTGTGCACGATTCGAAAGCGGTCCACGCGCGCCGGTTCAGCATCGCAACCGATCCCGCGCGCGACGAGCTGCTGACCGATTTCGGCAAGGAAACGCTCAACGATCGCTACCTGCTGCCCGGGGAAAGCTACCAGGATCTGTTTGCCCGCGTCGCCGATGCCTATGCCGACGACCAGGATCACGCACAGCGGCTCTACGACTATATCTCGAAGCTGTGGTTCATGCCGGCGACCCCGGTGCTGTCGAACGGCGGCACTGGGCGGGGTCTGCCGATCAGCTGCTATCTCAACTCGGTGTCCGACAGCCTCGAAGGCATCGTCGGCACCTGGAACGAGAACGTCTGGTTGGCCAGTCGGGGCGGCGGCATCGGCACATATTGGGGTCAGGTGCGCGGTATCGGCGAGCCGGTCGGGCTCAACGGCAAGACCAGCGGCATCATTCCGTTCGTGCGGGTGATGGATTCGCTCACCCTGGCGATCTCGCAGGGTTCGCTGCGGCGCGGGTCGGCGGCTTGCTACCTCGACGTCTCGCATCCGGAAATCGAGGAGTTCCTCGAGATCCGCAAGCCGTCGGGCGACTTCAATCGCAAGGCGCTCAACCTGCACCACGGCGTGCTGCTGTCCGATGCGTTCATGGAAGCAGTGCGGGCGGGCGAATCGTGGGATCTGACCAGCCCGAAGGACGGTTCGGTCCGCGCCACGGTCGATGCCCGCTCGCTGTTCCAGAAGCTGGTCGAAACCCGCCTCGCCACCGGCGAGCCCTACATCGTCTTTTCGGACACGGTGAACCGGATGATGCCGGCGCACCACCGCGAGCTGGGCCTCAAGGTCTCGACCTCCAACCTGTGCTCGGAAATCACCCTGCCGACCGGTGTCGACCACCTCGGCAACGATCGCACCGCAGTGTGCTGCCTGAGCTCGCTCAACCTCGAGACCTGGGACGAGTGGAACGAGGACAAGCGGTTCATCGAGGACGTCATGCGCTTCCTCGACAACGTCCTGCAGGACTACATCGACCGCGCTCCGCCGGAGATGGCGCGCGCGCGCTATTCGGCGATGCGCGAACGCAGCGTCGGCATGGGCGTGATGGGCTTCCATTCGTTCCTGCAGTCCAAGGGCATCGGCTTCGAAGGGCCGATGGCCAAGGTCTGGAACCTGAAGATGTTCAAGCACATCAACCAGAAGGCCAACGAGGCCTCGATGATGCTGGCCAAGGAACGCGGGCCCTGCCCCGACGCCGAGGAAACCGGCGCGATGGAGCGCTTTTCCTGCAAGATGGCGATCGCCCCGACCGCATCGATCTCGATCATCTGCGGCGGCACCAGCGCCTGCATCGAGCCGATCCCGGCGAACATCTATACCCACAAGACGCTGTCGGGCAGCTTCGTGGTCAAGAACCCCTATCTCGAGAAGTTGCTGCGCGAGAAGAGCAAGGATTCGACCACCGTGTGGAACTCGATCCTCGAGCGCGGCGGCTCGGTCCAGCATCTCGACTTCCTCTCCCCGGAGGAGAAGGCGACGTTCAAGACCAGCTTCGAGATCGACCAGCGCTGGCTGCTCGAATTCGCCGGCGACCGCTCGCCGTTCATCGACCAGGCGCAGAGCCTCAACCTGTTCATCCCGGCCGACGTCGACAAGTGGGACCTGATGATGCTCCACTTCCAGGCCTGGGAGAAGGGCATCAAGTCGCTCTACTACCTCCGCTCCAAGTCGGTGCAGCGCGCCGGGTTCGCCGGCGGGGTCGAGGCGGACAACACCGCCGAGGCGGCGAAGTACGAACTGCCGACCACCGACTACGACGAGTGCCTCGCCTGCCAATAGCGGCCCGCTATCGCCCGAGCCTTTGCCCCGCGGCCAAGCTGGCGTATGTTGGCGCGGGAAATTGCATGGGGAGAGGCGCTATGGCTCTTGGACTACGTATCTCGGCGCTCGCCGCGGCCGCGCTGCTGGCCGGCCCGGGCCAGGCCCGCACGGTCGGCGCGTGGGAGGTTTCGCGCACCGGCCCCGATGCCTGCATGATGAGCGCGCTGTTCGGGTCTGACGGAAACGTC is from Croceibacterium aestuarii and encodes:
- a CDS encoding ribonucleoside-diphosphate reductase subunit alpha; this encodes MEFRNGDDAAMGLGELELETMEKAAEATPKKAVEMEKKDSGSDSLVIEQAAADAMAEAAKAVAAPVHDSKAVHARRFSIATDPARDELLTDFGKETLNDRYLLPGESYQDLFARVADAYADDQDHAQRLYDYISKLWFMPATPVLSNGGTGRGLPISCYLNSVSDSLEGIVGTWNENVWLASRGGGIGTYWGQVRGIGEPVGLNGKTSGIIPFVRVMDSLTLAISQGSLRRGSAACYLDVSHPEIEEFLEIRKPSGDFNRKALNLHHGVLLSDAFMEAVRAGESWDLTSPKDGSVRATVDARSLFQKLVETRLATGEPYIVFSDTVNRMMPAHHRELGLKVSTSNLCSEITLPTGVDHLGNDRTAVCCLSSLNLETWDEWNEDKRFIEDVMRFLDNVLQDYIDRAPPEMARARYSAMRERSVGMGVMGFHSFLQSKGIGFEGPMAKVWNLKMFKHINQKANEASMMLAKERGPCPDAEETGAMERFSCKMAIAPTASISIICGGTSACIEPIPANIYTHKTLSGSFVVKNPYLEKLLREKSKDSTTVWNSILERGGSVQHLDFLSPEEKATFKTSFEIDQRWLLEFAGDRSPFIDQAQSLNLFIPADVDKWDLMMLHFQAWEKGIKSLYYLRSKSVQRAGFAGGVEADNTAEAAKYELPTTDYDECLACQ
- the nadB gene encoding L-aspartate oxidase, whose protein sequence is MTGKASDVLVIGSGAAGLTAALTLAQRCKVTVLAKGPLTSGSTAWAQGGIAAVLDAGDTFAEHIRDTMTAGAGLNRRETVEYVIERAPAAIERLVQLGVPFNTEGPALHLTREGGHSHRRIVHVNDATGWAVQAALLKAAEENPNITLLPEHTCIDLITGKNEARFSGSGRVWGAYALDTASGKVEAYTARATVMASGGAGRVYQFSTAPRGATGDGIAMAWRAGARVSNMEFMQFHPTCLYNLEVKNFLITEAVRGEGGRLINPVTGERYMERYDPERMELAPRDIVARANDDQIKRYGLDYVHLDISHQPPDFVREHFPTIHEKLLGLGIDMTKQPIPVVPAQHYTCGGVLIGLDARTDLPGLWAAGECTESGLHGANRLASNSLLECFVFGEAAARDILACWDKLDAVPPIRAWDESRVTDSDEEVVIKQNWTEIRRFMWNYVGIVRTTKRLERAAHRIALLSGEIADYYGHFRVTTDLIELRNLQQCADLIVRSALHRHESRGLHYTLDYPETAEVAVDTVLVP
- a CDS encoding peptide MFS transporter, encoding MSDAAADRRGDTWFGHPKGLLFLSFTEAWERFSFYGMRGLLVLYMVQELLLPGRIEKIAGMAGYRAAVESVFGPLSTTAFASQTFGLYAGFVYFTPLFGGIVADRWLGARKTVLIGIALMTAGHLAMSFDASFLLALLLLVLGSGCLKGNVAAQVGHLYPRDDESRRTRGFTVFSTGINVGAMLGPLLCGLLAQVYGWHFGFGLAAVMMLLAGAVYIAGWRHFADDKPLRRNATTPAMQSADWRMLGLVFVVVALNLFWILPYDQSANIGMLWVAGSVDLATPLGNVPPAWFNAEDPLASVLIAPVLVALWSWQARRGTEPHDTGKMAQGSVVMALSMLALAAGAWQTGVSGKAAIVWPAIAYFLSGVAFMFSWPTILALVSRRAPPGVNAMAVAAAYLALFVSGIVVGWLGRFYEQMPHWQFWLLHAAMCLAGAVLLTILGPMLRRRMDALDAQPSSAPG